DNA from Candidatus Ishikawaella capsulata Mpkobe:
TACTTCTATAATAACATATTGTGATAATGAAGCATTACGTAAAGAAATATATAAAGCTTATTTAACTCGTGCTTCTGATGAGGGACCAAATGCAGGTAAATGGGATAATAGCACAATTATAGTTGAACAATTATTACTTCGTAATCAGCAATCTAAATTGTTAGGTTTTAGTTGTTTTGCCGAGAAGTCCTTTGCAACTAAAATGGCGAGTAATCCGAAACAGGTGATAAGATTATTTACTAAACTGGTAAAAGCAGTGCGATGTAAAGCGAAACAAGAAATTTCTCAACTAAAAATTTTTGTTAAAGAAAAATATGGTAAAAAAATTTTTCCTTGGGATTTAAAATATTATAGTCAAAAACAAAAAAAACACATTTATCATATTAATGATGAAGAATTACGATGTTATTTTCCAGAGGATCGTGTAATTAATGGATTATTCAAATTAATAAAACTAATCTATGGAATGACTACAAGAGAGCGATATGATATTGATATTTGGCACCCCACAGTGAGATTTTTTGATGTATTTGATGAAAATGGTGAATTACGTGGTAGTTTTTATATGGATCTTTACTCCCGTTCTAACAAAATGAATGGAGCTTGGATGGACAGTTGTTTAGATATGATGCGGAGAAAAGATGGAACTTTACAAAAACCAGTAGCTTATTTAAATTGCAATATAAGATCCGGCATAAATAATATACCAGCTCTTTTTAATCATAATGATATAATTACTATTTTTCACGAATTTGGACACACTTTACATCATATTTTAACTAAAGTAGAAATCCCTGGTGTTTCTGGAATTAATGGTGTTCCTTGGGATGCTGTGGAATTACCTAGTCAATTGATGGAAAATTGGTGTTGGGAACCAGAAGTATTATCTTTAATTTCTGGACACTATGAAACAGGAGAAAAATTACCAAAACCACTATTAATGAAAATAATTGATAGTAAAAATTATCAAAGAGCCATATTTCTTCTGCGTCAATTGGAAATGTCACTCTTTGATTTACATTTACATACTGATTTTTATCCAGTAGATAAAATACAAATATTAAAACTTTTTGAAAAAATAAAAAAACAAGTAAATGTTGTCCCTCATGTAAAATGGGATAGATTTCCTCATTCTTTTCGTCATATATTTGCAGGAGGTTATGCAGCTGGTTATTATAGTTATCTGTGGGCGAATATCCTATCTGCAGATGCTTTTTCACGATTTAAAGAAGATGGTATTTTCAATCGTAATACAGGAGAATCATTTTTAAAAAATATTTTAATAAATGGTGGTGTAGAAAATCCAATCCGCTTATTCAAAAGATTTAGAGGACGATTACCAAGAATTGAATTTATATTAGATAATTACGAAATCAAATTAACCCCATTATCAGATGAAAATATTTTTACTTAATGAATCTAATGTTAGCCAAAAGATGTTCTTAGCTTTAGCAATTAGTTGGCAACTTGAACATGATGAAGAGGCATCCATGTCTCTTGTGAAAACAAGTAATCATCTTGAACTACGTAGTAGAAGTGAGCCCTATTTAAAAGGACTTTACATTGATTTCACTTCTAGAGCAATGTTATATAGGCGTCGTTTTGGAGGAGCATTTAAAGAAGCATTGGCCATAGCTGTGGGAGCAAAAAAGAGTTATTTACCGAGCATAGTAGATGCAACTGCTGGTTTAGGACGCGATGCTTTTGTATTATCTTGTCTAGGATGCAATGTACGTATGATAGAGAGAAACCCTGTAGTTTCAGCCTTACTTTATGATGGACTGCAACGTGCATATAAAAATACTACTATTGGTAAAGTGTTAAAAAGAAATTTAATTTTATTAAAAGATACTAATCTGAATTTATTATATAATGATATTAATAAACCAGAAATAGTATATCTTGATCCTATGTATCCATCACGTAATAAAAGTGCCAAGATAAAAAAAGATATGCGCTTTTTACAACAACTTGTAGGCTTAGATGAAGATGCCGATTTACTATTAGAGCAAGCGCGTTTAATTGCGCAAAAAAGAGTAGTTGTTAAACGTCCTAAGTATGCACCCCCATTGGCAGGAGTAATTACTTATTCAAAAGTTACTACTAAAAATCATCGTTTTGATATTTAT
Protein-coding regions in this window:
- the prlC gene encoding oligopeptidase A, giving the protein MKNPLLTSFIIPPFSQIKPEHVVPAIHQVQKKCRSLIELILSQNTNFTWNNFCQPLLEANDRLNRVFSPISHLNAVKNTLKFREEYKKALILLTQYNTWVARHQKLYNAYKVFRDSEDYNILDLARKKLIDNILRDFELSGISLPREKQICNEKIMILLSELESNYNNNVLDSTRNWNKIVKNPSELTGIPENILKKLKIKAQENNKIGWLLTLDEDIYTSIITYCDNEALRKEIYKAYLTRASDEGPNAGKWDNSTIIVEQLLLRNQQSKLLGFSCFAEKSFATKMASNPKQVIRLFTKLVKAVRCKAKQEISQLKIFVKEKYGKKIFPWDLKYYSQKQKKHIYHINDEELRCYFPEDRVINGLFKLIKLIYGMTTRERYDIDIWHPTVRFFDVFDENGELRGSFYMDLYSRSNKMNGAWMDSCLDMMRRKDGTLQKPVAYLNCNIRSGINNIPALFNHNDIITIFHEFGHTLHHILTKVEIPGVSGINGVPWDAVELPSQLMENWCWEPEVLSLISGHYETGEKLPKPLLMKIIDSKNYQRAIFLLRQLEMSLFDLHLHTDFYPVDKIQILKLFEKIKKQVNVVPHVKWDRFPHSFRHIFAGGYAAGYYSYLWANILSADAFSRFKEDGIFNRNTGESFLKNILINGGVENPIRLFKRFRGRLPRIEFILDNYEIKLTPLSDENIFT
- a CDS encoding class I SAM-dependent methyltransferase, which codes for MKIFLLNESNVSQKMFLALAISWQLEHDEEASMSLVKTSNHLELRSRSEPYLKGLYIDFTSRAMLYRRRFGGAFKEALAIAVGAKKSYLPSIVDATAGLGRDAFVLSCLGCNVRMIERNPVVSALLYDGLQRAYKNTTIGKVLKRNLILLKDTNLNLLYNDINKPEIVYLDPMYPSRNKSAKIKKDMRFLQQLVGLDEDADLLLEQARLIAQKRVVVKRPKYAPPLAGVITYSKVTTKNHRFDIYSPL